One genomic segment of Mastomys coucha isolate ucsf_1 unplaced genomic scaffold, UCSF_Mcou_1 pScaffold22, whole genome shotgun sequence includes these proteins:
- the LOC116104641 gene encoding protein FAM216A-like produces the protein MPSRFPGVAGPTALARTEGGEGSAGHSYHPNSKGTGEQHKADRIKEGHRVYSHIAKLQELWKTAQIQTIHIPKLMTDASFLKYMHLFHHGSQKPGVLTHHRGHMSPRYAQKQHSPCTAWRHHLEREDSLSTAAETPEMIIHSLWRPLRHKEGLKIGYASKTRCKSLKVFRRPRGLFLLPVSPSVYQAHMNEEAKEEDLLNKRMQSMSIQEQGSPHANLTV, from the exons atCGGCTGGACATTCTTATCACCCGAATTCCAAGGGCACTGGCGAGCAGCATAAAGCAG ATAGAATCAAGGAGGGACACAGAGTGTACTCACACATTGCCAAACTGCAAGAGCTATGGAAAACTGCTCAGATCCAAACAATTCATATCCCCAAATTAATGACAGATGCATCTTTTCTAAAG TACATGCATCTGTTTCATCACGGGTCACAAAAGCCAG GTGTCCTCACTCACCACAGAGGCCATATGAGCCCTCGATATGCACAGAAACAGCACTCCCCCTGTACAGCGTGGAGACACCATCTGGAAAGAGAAGACTCTTTGAGCACTGCAGCTGAAACACCTGAAATGATCATACATTCCCTTTGGCGACCCCTGAGACACAAAGAAGG GTTAAAAATTGGATATGCATCTAAAACAAGATGCAAGTCCCTGAAGGTTTTTAGAAGACCACGCGGACTGTTCTTGCTGCCAG TTTCTCCTAGTGTTTATCAAGCACACATGAAtgaagaagcaaaggaagaggaTCTCCTGAATAAGCGCATGCAGTCCATGTCCATTCAAGAGCAAGGCTCACCTCACGCCAACCTGACAGTCTAG